In Euphorbia lathyris chromosome 2, ddEupLath1.1, whole genome shotgun sequence, the sequence GTCTGAGGTGGCATTGTAATTGCACCGCAAACAGGACAGGATGAAAGAGTTCCTCCTCTTAAATCcctaaatatattatattcttCTCGAATTTACCTTTCTTCTTTTATTCAACTCTGAATTTCCTTGCCTGACATTTCTTCTGTTGTCTTTTCTTCTCCTGAGTTTTTTCTCTTGTCTTGTGatttacaatttttattttcttttctgatTTGGCTTTGTTTGTTGTATATTGATTATGGTTTCTTCTATCCTTCCCCTGCGTTTTTTTCAGCAGCACCCTTTCTCTGTTAATTCTTGCAATTTGTAGTTCTTCTCTCATTGTCTCTTTTCTTTGAGATAATGGTTTACCCAGTTATTATTGTGACCAGATTGAAACTTTCATGGATTAGGTCCATTGGGTTGCATTCCGTCACATAGAATGAAATCCAATATAAGGAAATgcttgaagagagagagagagagttgatGAATGAGTTTTGAATTCAATTCCAAAGTACAGAAGCTAATTTCCAAATTAAACCAAAGACTCTCAAAATCACAAAGAACTATACAATTATGTCTTCACATATCTCTTTTCTTCGCCTCCCTAAATTCGTCTTTCAAAAATCATATTCAGCCATGGGTTTCGAAAATTAGTGTTTTAGGGATTGGGTTTGTATATTTTGTCTGAGGGGTTGAGAAAGTAAGTGGTTCAGGGATTGAGTTTCTGATTAGGGATTTCCTCTGTATTTGTCGATTGAGGAGAGAGATAATGgtaataaaatactaatttgttttcctcattttcttttttttttctcatgcATGTCATTTTATTAATGCCACATGTCACAATATGTCAACTGGTTTGACTATTTTACGTGAGTGCAACACACTCAAACGCATCAATCTGTTTTAGCAGATATAAGGATTTATtggatatactttaagcaagtttaaggggctATTGAGACACcatgaaagttcagggggccaatcaagctttttggacaagttcagggggctattgATATATTAAGCCGTTACCGTACTAAAGTTAGATCCTTATCTGAGTGCAAATTTCAGGTGACAATGCCTTGGAGCAGTGTTATCATTCTAACCGATCCAGCATCTGATCTATCACTGCAGAGAAATAAGGTTACCCTGTATCCAATTGAGGGTGAATATTCTCGAGACAAGTTGATGCTTCAAAGGATCAGATCTTACATTGTAAGAGCACATAGCATTGACAAATAGGTAGAAATTTTTTGTTTCTGTCACTGACAAGTCCATCTGTTTCTTAAGGCACCTTCAAGAACCTTACTTTTTTCATTATGCTTCTATCCTGTCCATATTTCATGGAATGTTGCATTTCCTTCCAAATCGTCCAGCAATTTGAAAAACGAGTTCTGTTTGTGTGTTATTCCCCACCCTGATATTAGGCTCTCTCTGCCTTTTATCGGCAACTTGTAGTTCTCACCACTGAAAGAATATTACAATTTGTTTATCTTTCATCTTTCATCTATTAACTTTTGGTTTTCAATTTCTGTGTTGTTTATACAGTCTTTTCTAGACAGGAAGTTGAAGGAGATTGCTCAGAACCCGAGGAATACAAGTCATTATGTCTTCACTGATTCAGATATAGCTGTGGTTAGTGACCTAGGacacatttttcaaaaatacccaAATTTTCACCTGGCTCTTACCTTCCGGAACAACAAGCAGCAACCTTTGAATTCAGGATTTATAGCAGTTAGGGGGACTCCTGAGTCAATTTTAAGGTATGTGAGTTGTGTGTTCCAGTACTATATGTTCATTTGTGATAAAAGGGTCACACAAAAGATTTTGGCTTATCTTGATCTTTGGGATGCCAAAGATTCTCTAGGATATTAGCTCAATAATATGTGTTGGTAAGATTAGGGCTTTTTATGTTGTTTGTTTTAGCTGGGTTCTTATTCCTTTTCTAGCACAAAACTTGTAATGAACATGCTTTTGATTGTCTTCCTCTCCCCCTCCTATTGGTTTTAGTTGTTGTTAATGACCTAGGGCACATTTCAGAAGTATCCAATTTCTGAAACAATAACATGATTTACAGAGATAACCTGCTTGACACAACTGGTTTGATACAATTATCATTCTTGTTGCATTTACATCATATATCATCATGTGGAATACATATAGATGACATAACGCGATTATGACCCAACAACTTGTTTTGACACCTCTCCAGTCCTGAGTCCATTTTAAAGTATGTGATTTGTGTTTTCTAGTGTTCAATATTCATTTGTGATTAAAGGGTAACAAAAAGAGTTTGGCTTATCCTGATCTTCGGGATGCCAAAATTTTTTGAGACTTCGATCTTAGTCCTAGGTTAATAGTATGGGTTGTGGGGGTAGGCATTCGTATTTACctcttgaacttgcttaaagtaacCTATTAACTCCGTGAACTTTCTTAAATTGACCTATAggccctctgaacttgcttaCAACATTCTATTGGCCCTCAAAACTTGCTTAAAGGGCTACTCACTTCAACTTGTAAAAACCTCCCATGCTCTGCCACGTAGACTTAGGAGGGTCTATAGGTCAttttttaagcaagttcaggggtaAATAGGACGTTTCCAAAGCATAGGGAGACAATCGTTTTTTCTGGACAAGTATATGGGGCTAAGAATGTATTAGGcccatagttgttaaatcgagattcgactcgTAACTCGAAATCTCATTTTACAAATCGGGACTCGTGAATTGAACCAAATCATAAGATTcggatcaaattcaaaatattattaaaaaataaaatattaaccatatttaactttaaatattagtctaaaaatgcaattttaccatccaaatagaaattatattaaGTAGAGACAGACACTTTCGAGTCGTTCCATAGATACGACTCGAATTCTTCATGAATCGACTGGTACGATTCTAACAACTATGATTAGGCCTTTTAACTTGGTTCTTATTCTTTCCTAGCATAGAACTTAGAAGGAACATTCTCTTGATTGTTGTTCCCCTGCTATTGCTtaagttttttcatattttcttggCAATTTTGATAATTGATTTATGATGCACTAGAAACTTATCCTCTATGTTACATGGACTCGGCATAAATGCCGAAGTACCCGTGTCAACACGGATCCGGGTACAAAATCCGTGTCGGATTCGTGAGTGAACACTCGGATACGGCAAGCTCTGAACAGCCCTCTATCTCCGGCGAAAGCTGAGGAAGAAAGTCTGCCGCCCCGCCGCCGTCAAATGTATCTTCTTCTTCGTTGCGATTGTTTCGACGAAGAAGTGCCCAGCCCATGGGCTGGgcaccattaaaaaaaaaaattgggcccaGACTTGTTCAATCTGGGCccagttttttttaattagttcaGCCTGTTACctttaattaagaaaattaaCATGTTGGCTGTTTTTTACTATTTACTTCGGATTGCAAggaattaagttttttttatctgtTTGCTTTAGGCTTGCTTGTGTATCTTGTGCTTTTGTTGATTGaacttttagtttttaattaatACAGTTGATGGATGTCTTAAATttttggggttttttttggaatttatatatatatatatataaatatattaaaaaaaattccccGTGTTCAAATTTAGGACAGAGTCCCCGTGTCCAAATTTTTTTAACTTGCCGTACCGGATACTCGGATCCACACCCGTGTCGGACACTCGTCTCCGAGTCTATGTAACATAGCTTATCCTTGTGTAAATTGGTTGCAGGGCAAAGATTTTTCTTCAAGAAGTACTAGAGGTTTACTCTTCCAAGTACATGAATGCTTCTCGAATGCTGGGAGATCAGTTAGCCCTTGCGCGGGTTATAAAATCACACCCTGGTTTTGATTTGCGGAAATTTAGCAGACCACAGGCTTTTATCGAACAAATTGGTGGCACATCAGTGCTATTTTTACCTTGTGCTACATATAATTGGACACCACCCGAGGGAGCAGGTCAATTTCGAGGAATGCCCCTAGATGTGAAGGTATGcttataatatctaaaatttgtTCCTTGGAATAATATTTATGATAATCCTAATACATCTCTAGCCCCCCAAACTTGTCTAGAAAAATCTAATGACCCTTCTTCCAACTTTAGAAACGACCTGTTAGCCCCTTGAAGTTGCTTCAAATGGAGATTTGAACATGTTGAAACGCAAATATTAGGCGGCCAATAGGTCACTTTTAAGTAACTTTAGGGGGGCCAGTCAATTggtcactttaagtaagttGAAGGTGTTAATCGGTCGTTCAACCGGCTTTTATGGCCAAGTTGGAGTACCTTTTTGATATATCACtattagggctgtaatcgagctgagccgagccgagctttggcttgctcaagctcggctcagctcattagaaaataaacgagctcTCGAGCtcgtttcgagcccaaaattcTCTTTGGAATacgttcattaagaaaattatctaaccatgaattgtttgtgagtaaatcgttaattataggCCTAATGGTtccccagcccccttaacttgtcaaaattggtcattttaccccctcaactcattgaatatcctatttacccctcttaactctataaaagtggtatttctaaccccctcaacttgtccatttatccccccaacttatagaatgttctatttaccccccttaactccataaaagtggtatttttcaccccttataATCCGTtgtcgaagcctaaattgataacttttttttaaacgttaaacctatatttatgctattttgtaactGGAATCTATATTatcctattttggtacattatccctacatataatgtatttaacttgtttatattaatgttcttgttatttgtatttttttattcgttctttctcttttcaacttttttgactactataaagggataagaaataccatttttatggagttaagagggtaaataagatcataagtggtgaaaaataccatttttatggagttaagggggtaaataggatattcgatgagttgagaatgggtaaaatgataaatttggacAATTTAAGGggatgagaaataccatttttatggaattaagggggtaaataggacattcgatgagttggaggggtaaaatgaccaatttggacaagttaagggggctggagaagcattaagccttaattatatttatgaagtttgctcgcaaatagctctttaattgtgtacataaacaagttcacaagcaaagttcgtgaataaagaAACAAGATACTTACAAATAGTTTGtctattatgtttgtgaacgaactcacctaatagcaaatgaaataatattaagtttagatatttatgaactaacacaaaagtatatagttttctacaaaactaaaatttcttcataaatgttctaatcaggcctgctcgcgagctttggcctgttcaagctcggctcatttacgaaccgagccagtaaatcgtgctcacgagctgctcgtttacaaatcgagccgagtcaAGTGGAGCTTTTATTGAGCCGACCactgagccgctcatgagcggctcgtctcatttacagccctaatcaCTATCCTTCAAAGACTTGACCAATGGATGAAACTTCACTTAGCTACTtgctttattttgtttattcagGTGGTGCATTTTAAGGGGTCCAGGAAACGTCTAATGCTGGAGTCTTGGAACTTCTTCAATTCCACTTCAGACATTTCTGATATGTTGTGCCTTCTTTTGATGAGTGGGAGAACCAAGTATGATTTTTGAAATTGTAAGACTAGTTTAGCTTTCACAAAAACCTGTATTTCATATAGGGCAGtcaattaattgggatttccctcCCATCCCCATTGGAGACCCGCCTCGTtggggatggggaatccccaAAGGAACAGGGATGGTTTTTATTTTGTCCCCGACATCCGGGGACGGGGCGGGTATGGTTATAAGTGTTCTATCTCCGTCCCCATTCCCGAATGTCCCCAACACAGATACCCGAAAGATCCCCGACTAAATACccgaatataaaaaaaaataaggtataATACCTATTTGGGGCCCCAAACTAAAGCTTGAAAGTTAATTAGCAccttaaattatcaaaatcatcaatcaggttcctaaactaaataaaaatcatgaaTTGAGTCTTATCCTAAGCAtaaattatcaattgagtcctcatcGAAAATCAGTCGATTGAACAGTTTCAAATTCTCTTCCCTAAATCTATTTTATCCCTACATATATCATTACAGTCCAtgtcaaatagtcacagttcCTGATTTTAGGATAGCATAAAGACTCAATTCATGATTTTGCTTAGTTCAAggatttaattgatgattttgatagtttaaggtcctaattgactttgaagttttagtttaggGGTTAAAATGAGTGTTATaccaaaaaataaattgaaaagaTTTGAACTCCATTTTGGGTATTTTTGACTATAGGTTTAGGTTTTGTCTAAAGCAAGGATCACAAGATGCAGCAGCAACCGTATATGATGACTTTACATCCATCAGCAAACATAACTACTGAGCAAATCCAAAAGTATCTTGgtgaaaataaaaagttgattaTGGTAATCTtggaaaaaagtaaaaaaattaaaaacttaaacgGGGATGGAGGACGGGGATTCCTCACAGCGGTGATGGTAGCCAAATTTTCCCCATATGCTATTCAGGGGTGGGATGGGACGGGGATCCCCGATAGACCAGTGATCGGGGATGGTTAATGTAATCTCCGTCCTGTCCTGTTTACAACCCTAATTTCATATATAGTATGGTGGTTTGCTTGCTTGGAAGAAACAGCATGGAATCAGGATGTGCAAATCACCATTGCTAGAAAGAAATTGAACAGTGAGTTCCTAATTTGGGAAGCTTCGGAGATTTATTTGGTACTTTTTCATTGTTATAAGTTCACAAAAAAATGTATGCATaaaattagggaaaagtacaaaaataaacattgtgaCTGCATTTGTTTTCGATTGgcacccttgtggtttaaaaatttacaaattagTATCTTGaagttcattccgttagcaaatatCGGCTAAATTGATTATGGTGTTAAAAGTAAGAAGGAGAAGagttaattttatctttatatttatttattttataaattaatcctctttattatctaattatcacaaaaaaatctcaaaataaaaaataaaaattaattacacCACATTCTCcatctttttttaatttcttatttttttttctcttttaatttttttctctctaaaatcatcATTAGATGCCAAAAAGCTAGTTTTTGAGTATTCCAATTTTTCCTCCCCACCCTTCTTTTTTTCGCTAATCAAAATCATCACCATCTTGTAGCATTAGAGAGAAGCTGTGAAGCATTGCTTGACCAAATTAAAACCCCATTTCCATCATCAACTCTCAAATTCCCATCTCCCCCGATTGTAAATGTTCTTCCGGTGCCCGGAATTGGTTTCTCTCTATTAGCAATCCAGATTATAGACTTGTTCTCAATTTTGTGATACCAAATTCCGACATACTGAGAATTAGAATCTCTGAGAGGGAAGAAACCCAATTCGAAATTCTCATCAACTGATAATAAAGTTTCGTTGTCTTTAATCGATTGCCCTTTTGTGATCGTGTTATTCGCAATACAGAAAGTAGCTAGAGAGAACAggaagaagagaataaaaatTAGGGTTTTGCTAATAAAAGCCATAGCTTTAAACCTCAAAGAAACTAAAAAGTAGTAGACATAGAAGGTTTATtacagaagaagaaaaggaagttGATTTTCAAAGAAAAGTATCCATTGGAGAGTGGGTTTTGGTGGGAGGTAGCTGACTAAGGAGAAGAAGCAACCTTGATTACAAAAAGTTAGAGGTGATGTCAATATACATGTTGCTCCGGAGATAACTGAAAGTAACAAAAATTGAAGGCTACAATCGTGATACTGCGGCAACCAAgatgattttagagagagaaaaattaataaaagaggtgagagaagagagagaaagaaaaagaaaaataagaaattaaaaagagattgagaagatggtgtaattgatttttatttttttattttggagtttgtttgtgataattagataataaaatgggttaatttataaaataaataaatataaggacaaaattaactcttttccttttgacttttaacactgttagtcaatttggcatgtgtttgctaacagaataaACATCATTgtaccaatttgtaaatttttaaatcacAAGGGTGTCGATCGAAAACAAgtgtaaccacaaagtttatttttatacttttcccatAAAATTATTCATTTTGCATTTTGTATCAATAGTCCCTTCACTTGGAATATTTTCGTGCCAAATGGTGACTAAGGTGTTTAGTGAATTCGGTAGTAGAATTACGCGTGTTAATTTAAGAGTATTGCTATTTACCActcccaaattacttatcacatTCTCCATTTGGACAATTGTActctttttataaaaaaaaaatgccgAAATTGAAAATGTGGATATTAGAGAGAATCGGCCAAAATTTGGTCTAGGCGGAGCCAATGGCTGTCCCGGCATCCGCCCTGGCCATGTTTTGGCTaatgcaaaatcgtaaaattttcaatgacgaaaaatactaattgttcaattttttgtgacgaaaaatgcaaaatcgtcataaaaatatacattattttcatgatttctttgataaaaaaatgtaaattttaatgtttccgacttgtaatcatccatttccggggtTTGGGTTGTCAcccatcaattattttcataatttcaattattgttgttcggatttgtgattttggagaaacaattttcagtttttgattaaaattatgagaagggcaaaaaagttcAAATGGAAACGGTAACTAATAAAAAGGGATGGTATTAATGGTACGCAGTATCCGTTTTCTCTTATTTTCCAAACTCCATTTAACCTCAATGTATCTAACCTACTAAATATTGGTTAAATTTCCGTATATTCGAGTTAATCTTAAAATTGATGAGTAGGCAACCATTTGATTCAAAAATTTATCATTTGACCTTTAATCTATTATTTGGTTTATGATTTATTCCAATTAGGACTATAAATAAGCTGAGCCGTTCATGAGTAGTTCAGTGTTCAGATCCGTAAAAGGTCGATTGTGTTTGGCttgatttataaacgagccgaGTTTGAACACGGCGAagattataggttcatgaacaaactGATTATATTGTTTATGAACGTGCTTCGTtcgattattattattttctaacaataatatttttataaatgggGAAATTCAAAACAATCACATTTTTGTATAAAATTTAGTTGTATAGActtcaaaactatatagttttgtgttaaagaaattttaaatcaatataaCTAATCTACATAATTAATGTGTTGTTCTCGATCGAAGTTCATGAACTGAATTAGTGAGATGCTCGAAAACAAAGCTCGCGAACAACTCGTAAATAGAGAGAATATTGAGCTCGATCTCAAACTCGGGCTCGTCAATTTTCTGATGAGCCGAGCCTGAGCAGGACAAAGCTCGGCTCCGCTCCGCCCGATTGCAGCCCTAATTCGTGGTGAAATTTAATCCAATTTGGATGGAGACTCAACataattgttattttattaacgtatgatgatattttgacacgtagacttgataaattttagtttgaggatttaattttatttgattatctaaataattattttcattTAAGAAAATCCATGTGGCAAATAAACTTTAAGAGGTGTGACCTGTCAAGTTCATGTGTCAATATATCTCCCACACATATTTACGTCTAATTTGTATAAAAAGATATAAGATGAGTATGGactcaaaaaaaattacatgtgaTGGGTATGGAACTGTGTATGGGAATGCCCCTCTAAGTATGTGGTACTCACTAGATATTTGtcattatataaaaatatattaatagttTTAGATGTAGGAAGTAGTATATTTTAAATTCTTAATAATTGGAATGATTTAGAATATTTGTAAAATTTGTAGATGAAATATTTATGGATGGTTTATTAAAATTAtcttttgttaaatttgtaatagtTTTTGTTTTCTATATTGATTTTTAATGGGTAAGGGTACTCGTGATTTAAATAAGACATGAATGAGATTCATGAAGTATGCCCATTAGGGTTATAAGGCGGATATGAGTAAGGTTTAAAGTACAACATTCAAGATTGAATGGGTACTCAAATGGTTATCCAGGTGCAAAATGCTCGGAATCTTGCTCTTAAGGCTGAGTCACAATTGAGTGTGAGAGCTTGAGATGGGTATCAAAGGTCTGGTAGTGACGGTTCATATGGCGGAAGAGAAGTTTCCAAGGGGAGTGACAAGGGGAAGAATATGGCTAGTACAAGTGGGTAAATGCTCTTATGGTGAGCAAAACACTAATTGGAGATGTTAAGCCTTTTAGGGGCATCACCACCTCCTATGGGTAATAATCCATATGCAAAACCAACCCCTTTCGAATGTTTTAGATGTAACGAGCTGGGACACCATTTAATGAGGGCGGCTATAGGGAGAGGATGACATATGTTGTGAACCTATTGAGGATGAAGATGATGGATGGTACGAGGATGCCCATGATATTCACGTAGAAGAAGATTATTGGTTTCCAGCCGGATAGAGGCGGATCAAAGGCACTAACTCTTTCACACCCGTTGTCTTGTGCAAGGTGAGAAGTGCAATGTGATTattgatagtgggagccaagagaacatcatTAGTGATGTTGCGGCTCAGAAGTTCGGTTTGGTCATGGAATTGCACACGAATTCCTATAGTGTGGGATGGATTAAGAGCATGGAAGAATTGAAGGCGACTCAAAGATGCAAAGTGCCTATTATGGTAGGGGAGTATCATGATGAAGTGTATTGTGATGTGGTAGACATGGATTCTTGCTACTTGCTTTTGGGCAGATCATGCCAGTTTGACCGAGACGCTACACATGTCGGGAGGAGAAATACGTATCGATTTGTGAAGGATGGTGTAAGGTATGTATGTACACCTATAGTGGGAGAGCCAATGGCAAAGAAGAAAGCTACTCTAATTGTTTATCCTACTTGCAAGACTTTTATAAATGAGTGTGAGGAAAGCCAAATGGTTTACGTAGTAGTGGTCAAAGCTAGTGGAAGGTCGTatgaggaagaggaggagagaGAATTACCGGAAGAAGTATGCCGAATGCTTGAAGAGTATGTTGATCTATTTCCGGAAGAACTACCCTATGGGCTACCACCCTAAGGGATATTCAACACCACATTGATCTAGTGCGGAAGGCTAGTTTACTGAGTCTCCCTCACTATGGAATGAGTCCACAGGAGACCGAGATTATGAAAGAGAAGGCGGATGAGCTAGTGAAGATGGGGTATGTAATATGAGTCATTGTGCAGTCCCGACTTTACTTACGCCTAAGAAGGACGGTTGGTGACACATGTGTGTGGATAGTAGGCCCATCAATAAGATTACAATTTGGTACAAGTTTCCGATCCCTAGGCTTAACGACATGCTTGATCAACTCAGCGGTTCTAAAGCCTTTTCGAAGAATGATTTGAGGAGCAGCTACCATCAAATCAGAATTAGAGCTAAGGAAGAAGGGAAAACATCATTCAAAACACGGGATAGGTTGTATGAGTGGTTggtgatgccatttgggatgactaATGCTCCTAGCACATTTATAAGGCTCATGAATCAAGTGCTTTGTCCCGTGATTGGAAAGTTTGTTGTGGTTTACTTTGATGATATACTTATCCATAGCAAGACTTTAGAGGATCATGTAGAACACTTGAAGGTGGTGTTGAACTTGTTAAGGGAAAATCAGTTGTATGCCAATGCGAAGAAGCGCAATTTTTTGATGGAAAGCTTGGTATTCCTTGGGTATGTGGTAAGCGGAGATGGAATTCGAGTTAATGAGGAGAAAGTTAGAGTTGTCCGAGAGTGGCCGACTCCGAAGAATGTGGGTGACATCCGTAATTTCCATGATCTAGCTACTTTCTATCGGCGGTTCATATGGAACTTTAGTGCCAAGCGCCCTTAACTAaatgtttgaagaaaggaaatggATTCAAGTGGGGAGATGAATAAGAAGGTAGTTTCGCCTtgataaaggaaaagctaagcaTGGCTCCAGTGTTAGCTTTTCCAAGTTGTTTGAGGTTGAATGTGACGTAAGCGAAGTTAGGGTTGGAGGTGTCTTGATGTACGAGATAAGGCCTATTGCATATTTCAGCGAGAAGCTATGTGAGTTGAGAGAGAAATGGCCTCCCACGATAAGGAATTTTATACGCTTTTTCGTGCCTTGAAGATGAAGGAACACTATCTTGTGGGTAAGGAGTTCATCCTCTACACCGACCATCAAGCTTTCAAGTACTTGGCGAGCCAAAGACAGTTTAAAAGCTCCATGCACACAAAGTGGTCCCCTTTCGTGGATAAATTTCCTTAGGATAAATTTCCTTACAAACTTCTTCACAATGCGGGACAACAAAACAAAGTGGCAGATATGCTGAGTCGTAGAGTAGCACTTTTCAAAATAGTAGATTCACATAGGTAATTTTATCAGGAACTACCATCTATCTCCATCTACCTAAACAACTTGATTGCTGCCTCCGATTTACCATAGAGTTCCatgaagaaatttgattccTCCATCCAACAAATTTTATCGAGAAATACGAGGATATTGAATGCAATTGAACAATAATACGAAGTCATTTGAAAGTTTAGAAGTTAGTTGAAATTTTGggcaaaactaaactaaatcAAAGTTTTTGTGCAACATAGTATACATATATTAAAGGGCGAGCATTGGCGCAATGATAAATGTTGTTATCGTGTGATCGAGAGGTCACAGGTTCGAGTcataggagcggcctcttgtcaAAAAAATGACAGGGGAGGGCTTGTCCctaatacacccttgtggtgggacccttcCCCAGACCGTCGCTTAGCGGGGGCGCGTAGTGCACTGGGCCGCCCATAGTATACATATATTATTACCTTTACCAGTAATCGTTACAGGAGCAATGACCCTTTTCGAAATGGTGAAATCGACGCCTATCTCTTATAACTATTTTTCTGTTGAACACCTTCGAAATCAATTTGCTTGCTTGATGACAGTCCTTGCAAATGCGCAAATTTTTCGAGATACGCAGAGTTTCAGCAGTTTCGGCA encodes:
- the LOC136220157 gene encoding uncharacterized protein isoform X4; the protein is MRLCSGWRRFLLCFSMMLITFHLLSVLELNPRAIREATPKKQNKKYDHLIFGPAAGQGLPNRLQCQGTKALNKSVFFASSSSSSVRDNIAFVTVFTIYNTSLDSPTGSISSSLVKVGNVLYSKTEKSLAILNVFINFIQSFLDRKLKEIAQNPRNTSHYVFTDSDIAVVSDLGHIFQKYPNFHLALTFRNNKQQPLNSGFIAVRGTPESILRAKIFLQEVLEVYSSKYMNASRMLGDQLALARVIKSHPGFDLRKFSRPQAFIEQIGGTSVLFLPCATYNWTPPEGAGQFRGMPLDVKVVHFKGSRKRLMLESWNFFNSTSDISDMLCLLLMSGRTKFRFCLKQGSQDAAATVYDDFTSISKHNY
- the LOC136220157 gene encoding uncharacterized protein isoform X9 encodes the protein MRLCSGWRRFLLCFSMMLITFHLLSVLELNPRAIREATPKKQNKKYDHLIFGPAAGQGLPNRLQCQVSQVLKLSIRVFSLHLPVHPVLGTILPLSLSSQSTTPHWILRLSFLDRKLKEIAQNPRNTSHYVFTDSDIAVVSDLGHIFQKYPNFHLALTFRNNKQQPLNSGFIAVRGTPESILRAKIFLQEVLEVYSSKYMNASRMLGDQLALARVIKSHPGFDLRKFSRPQAFIEQIGGTSVLFLPCATYNWTPPEGAGQFRGMPLDVKVVHFKGSRKRLMLESWNFFNSTSDISDMLCLLLMSGRTKFRFCLKQGSQDAAATVYDDFTSISKHNY
- the LOC136220157 gene encoding uncharacterized protein isoform X2, which gives rise to MRLCSGWRRFLLCFSMMLITFHLLSVLELNPRAIREATPKKQNKKYDHLIFGPAAGQGLPNRLQCQGTKALNKSVFFASSSSSSVRDNIAFVTVFTIYNTSLDSPTGSISSSLVKVGNVLYSKTEKSLAILNVFINFIQRNKVTLYPIEGEYSRDKLMLQRIRSYISFLDRKLKEIAQNPRNTSHYVFTDSDIAVVSDLGHIFQKYPNFHLALTFRNNKQQPLNSGFIAVRGTPESILRAKIFLQEVLEVYSSKYMNASRMLGDQLALARVIKSHPGFDLRKFSRPQAFIEQIGGTSVLFLPCATYNWTPPEGAGQFRGMPLDVKVVHFKGSRKRLMLESWNFFNSTSDISDMLCLLLMSGRTKFRFCLKQGSQDAAATVYDDFTSISKHNY